The stretch of DNA CGGGTGGTCGGCAAGGCCGCGTCGGGCCACATCCGGGTCGGCATCCCCGCCGGCACGCCGGTGTGGACCGACATCACGACCCTCACCGGGCACATCCGTTCGGGTCTGCGTCCGGTCGGCCAGCCGCTGGAGGGTCAGGGACATGTGGAGCTGCGCGCGCGGACCGTCAGCGGCGACGTGACGCTGGTCGAGGTCTGAGGCCAGCGCTGTGGCGGGGTAGTCCGGGGCGCAAATCAGCACTTCTGGTCCTCGACCCCTGATTTGCGCCCCGGACTACCCCTTCACGCCCGCATCGCCACGCCCTCGCGCCAGTAACCCATGAAGGCGACCTGGTGCCGAGGCATGCCGAGCTCGCCGACGAGGTGGCGGCGCAGCGTCGTCACCATGCCCGACTCCCCCGCGATCCAGGCGTAGCGCCCGTCCACCGCCGGCGCATCGATCACCTCCTCGCCCAGGGCGGAGTACGTCGGGGTCTCCCACGGCATGTCATCGAGAGCGCCGAGCGCGGCCCCGGCCGGCTCGCTGGCCCCGGCCGGCTCGGCGGCGGGCAGCGGGGTGGGGGCGAAGCCGAGGTGCGCCGAGACCGCCTCGATCACCGGCTCGCCGACGGAGCGGTCGCCGCGGGGCAGCCAGGTGACCTCGACGCCATCGATCGCAGGCAGGTCGCAGATGTCCTCGGCACACGGCACCTCGACGAAGACCGCGCCGGTACGCCCGCCCTCACGCTCGGGCAGCTGGCGCAGGATCTGGTGGATGGCCGGCAGCGCCGTCTCGTCGCCGACCAGCAGCAGCCGCTCCGCGTCGCCGGGGTCGAACTCGATCCCGCCGCCCGCGCTGCCGCGCCGAGGCAGCGCGGCGAGCACCTCGTCGCCGACGGCCGCGTGCTCGGCCCAGTCCGAACCAGGTCCGTGCGCGCCGGAGTGAAGGACGAAGTCGACCAGGATCCGGGTGTCGGCGCCCTCGCCGAGCACGTCGGCGATGGTGTAGGTCCGGACCGCTCCGCGGGTCTCCTCCGGCAGCGCGCTGTAGTCGCTCCACCAGCTCTCCTCCGAGAGCTGCGGCAGGCCGCCCGGGCCGGGGAGCAGCAGCTTGAACCGCTGGTCGAACAGCGGGCCCTCGACGCCGAAGTCCGCCAGCTGCGGGCCGCCGAGCTCGATCCGGGCGAAGGAGGGCGTCGGGCGGGCGACCGAGCGGACGCGCAGGTGGGCGAGCAGCATCAGGAGACCTTTGCGGGTGTGGGGGTGGCGGGGGTGTGATGGCGCCCGATCGGCACCACCAGCGGGGTGCCCGAGACCGGGTCCGGGACGACCTGGGAGTCCAGGCCGAAGACGTCTCGGACCAGCTCCGGGGTGACGATCCGCGAAGGAGCGCCGGCGGCCAGCACCTTGCCGTCGCACATCGCGACCAGGTGGTCGGCGTACCGGGCGGCCAGGTTGAGGTCGTGCAGCACCATCACGACGGTGGTGCCCCGCTCGACGCGCAGGGTGTGCAGCAGGTCGAGCAGGTCGATCTGGTGGGCGACGTCGAGGAAGGTGGTCGGCTCGTCCAGCAGCAGGATCTCCGGCTGCTGCGCGAGGGCCAGCGCGATCCACACCCGCTGGCGCTGACCGCCGGACAGCTCCTCGACCGGGCGCGCTGCGAGCTCCAGCGTCCCGGTCATCTCGAGTGCCGCCGTCACCGCGGCCTCGTCCGCCGCCGACCAGCGCGAGAGCGCGCTGCGGTGCGGCTGGCGGCCCCGGGAGACGAGGTCGACGACAGTGATGCCCTCCGGCGAGAGCGGCTGCTGCGGCAGCAGGCCGAGGATCCGCGCGACCTCACGGGTCGGGCGCTGGTGCACTGCCTCGCCGTCGAGCAGGCACGCACCGTGGATCGGTCTGAGCAACCGGGCCAGGCCGCGCAGCAGCGTCGACTTGCCACAGCCGTTGGCGCCGACGATGACGGTGGTGGCGGCGTCGGGGATGTCCAGGGTGACCCGGTCGACGATGGTCGTCGCGCCGTACCCGAGGGTGACGCTGTCGGTGGTGAGCCTCATGCAGACCTCCGGGAGACGGTGAGGAGCCAGAGCAGGAACGGTGCGCCGAAGGCACCGGTGACGACGCCGACCGGCAGGTTCACGTCGTGGAAGGCGTAGGCGCCGACGTAGTCGGCGGCGACGGTGACGGCGCCGCCCACGAGGGCCGCACCGACGAACGTCGCCCGGCCGCCGTTGAGCGCCCGGGCGATCGGGCCGGCGACGAACGCGACGAACGAGACCGGGCCCGCGGCCGCCGTCGCGGAGGCCACCAGCAGCACCCCGCACAGCAGCAGGGCGTCGGCTCGTCGCTGCCCGACGCCCAGGCCGGCGGCGACCTCGTCCCCGAGCTCGAGCGCACGGGCGGAGCGTACGGCGAGCGCCGTCGCCGGGAGCAGCACCACCAACGCGGCCGTCAGAGCCCGGATGGTGGGCCAGGAGGCGTCGCTGACCGATCCCGTCATCCAGCGCAGCGCGAGCTGGGCGTCGTAGACGTCGGCGCGGGTGAAGAGGTACTGGATGATCGCGCCCAGGCCGGCCGCCACGGTGACGCCGACCAGGACCAACCGCTGCCCCGCGTTGGCACCGGCCAGGAACCGGACCAGCAGGGAGGTGCCGACCGCCCCGACCAGCGCGAGCACGGCCAGACCCCAGCCGGCGGCCGACCAGACGACGATGCCGAGGACGGCCGCAGCGCTGGCACCCATGCTGACGCCGATCACATCCGGGCTCGCCAGCGGGTTGCGCAGCGTGGTCTGGAAGATCGCCCCGCCCACGCCGAGCGCGAGGCCGACCAGGACCGACTCGCAGGCACGCGGCAGCTTCGACTCGGTGAGGATGAAGCTGGCGCCGGGGATCTGCTTGCCGAAGACGATCCGCCAGAAGTCGCCGAAGGTGATCGTGTAGTCGCCGCCGAGCACCCGCAGCCAGAACAGCGCGATCACGGCAGCGGCCAGGCCGGCCACCACCCACCACAGCCGGCGGCGCGGTCGACGCCGGGCGGCGCGGACGACGGCGACGGAGCTCGCCGGGATCATCGGGCTGCTCATACCGCCCCCAGCCGCCCGCGACGCAGGAACCAGCAGAACACCGGCACACCCACGACGGCTGTCATGATGCCGACCTGGACCTCGGTCGGCGGCAGGATCACCCGGCCCACCACGTCGGCGACGGTGACCAGGACGGCGCCGTAGAGCGCGGCGAGCGGAAGCACCCGGGTGTAGGCGGCGGTGCCGGTCGCTCGGACCAGGTGCGGGGCCAGCAGGCCGACGAAGCCGACCGGTCCGGCCAGCGCCGTGGCGGTGCCGGCGAGCAACACGATGGCCGCCCCGATCACCAGCCGGTCGAGGGCCACCCGTCGCCCCAGACCACGAGCCAGGTCGTCGCCGAGCGCGAGGGCGTCGAGCGTGCGGGACCCGGCCAACGCGAGGATCGCACCGACCGCCAGGAAGGGAGCGCCGGCGGCGACCGCCGACCAGTCCCGGCCCCCGACGGTGCCCACCTCCCAGCGCCGGTAGACGTCCATGGTGTGGTGCTGGAGCAGCAGTACGCCGGAGGTCCACGAGGTCAGCCCGGCCGTGACGGCGGCTCCGACGAGGACGAGCTTGCCCGGTGTGGCGCCGTCGCGGCCGAGGGAGGCCAGTCCGTGCACGAGCAGTGCCGCGACAGCGGCCCCGACGAACGCGAACCACAGGTAGGTGTGCAGCGAGCTGACGCCGACGTACCCGATGGCGAGCACCATCGCGAAGGAGGCGCCGGCGTTGACGCCCAGCAGACCCGGGTCGGCGAGGGGGTTGCGGGTCAGTCCCTGCAGGCAGCCACCGGCGACGCCGAGGGCCGCGCCGACGAGCAGCGCCAGCGCGGTGCGCGGCAGCCGTGCTTCGAGGATGGCGTGACCGGGGGCGTGGGCGTCGAACAGCCCGGCGGGCCCGACCATCCGGGAGCCGATCATCACCGAGGCGACCGCCACGGCGAGGACGCCCAGGATCCCGATCATGAGCGGAAGGGTCCGGGAGGGCGTGCCGACAGGGCACAGGGGGGCGGCACCGTCAGCACCCCCTCCCGGTATGCCCGGGCCCCGTGTGGCAACGGCGGGCCGAGCAAGCTTCGAGGACACGTCGAGCTCAGATCACTGAAGGGCTTCGACGACCTTCGGGACGAAGTGGTCGATCGCATAGGGGATCGCGAGCACGTCGGGCGAGCTGCCGGCCAGCGCCGTCGCGTCGGCCAGGAACGTCGCCAGGTGGCCGGCCTTGATCGCCGGGATCTGGCCGATCAGCTTGTCGTTGCTGAAGGTCTGAGCGTCGGCGGCCTTCTCGCCGTAGGTGAGGAAGACGTCGGACCTGAGGTCGGCGTACCGCTCGGCCGAGACCGTGCCGTAGAACTGGCCCTTCTTCGACAGCTTCTCGATGATCGGCGCGTTGACCATGCCCAGCGAGGTCAGGAACTCCGGCCGGCCGTCCTCGGGGGTGTAGTAGGAGACGCTGGACAGATCGGTGGTCTCCAGCGCGCCCCAGATGAAGGTCTTGCCGGCCAGCTCGGGGTTGGCGGCCTTCGCGTCGGCGACGTCCTGCTCGGTCCGGGCGAGGACCTGCTGGCCCTGCGACTCCAGGCCGAGCGCCTTGGCGTCGAGGGTGAGGCTGTCCTGCCAGCTCGTGGTCCAGGGCGCACCGGGGTAGGCGATGACCGGCGCGATCTTGGAGAGCTGGCTGTACTGCTGCTTGGTCAGGCTGTAGTTGGTCGCCAGGATCAGGTCGGGAGCGACCTTGGCGATCTCGTCGATCGGCACGCTGTCGCTGTCGTCGTACTGGGCGGGCATGGTGCCGCCGAGCTCGGCCAGCTTGTCCTCGAACCACGGGGTGGAGCCCTTGCCGTCCCCACCCCAGGTGATCTTGGTGACGCCCACCGGGACGATGCCGAGGGCGAGGAGGTTGTCACCGTCCTGGGAGCCGAGGGCTGCCACGCGGGTGGGCTGCTTGTCGATCGTCACGGCGCCGAAGTTGGCGTTGTCGATCGTCACGGGGAAGGCGCTCGCCTGAGCGCCGGCGCTCGCCGAGGAGCCGGTCCCGACGGTGTCGGCCGAGTCGGTCTCGGTCGAGCCGGTCGAGCAGGCGGTGAGAGCGGCAGCGGCGAGCGTGGTGGCGGCGGCGATGCCGAAGGTACGACGGAGCACAGCGGAGCCTAATCTGGTGAGGGGAGCCTTAGTGAGGACAGCCTAACCATAGTTAGGCTTGCCTTAACAAGCCCCTGTCCACGGCCCCTCGTGTGCCGGACGCCGGACCGTGCTCAGATGGCGGTGCGGTGGAAGTTCTGGAAGCTTCGCGACGCCGTCGGACCGCGCTGGCCCTGGTAACGGCTGCCGTACTTCTCCGAGCCGTACGGGTGCTCGCTCGGCGAGGTCAGCCGGAAGAAGCAGAACTGGCCGATCTTCATGCCCGGGTAGAGCTTGATGGGGAGCGTCGCGACATTGGCCAGCTCGAGCGTCACGTGGCCGGAGAAGCCCGGGTCCACGAAGCCGGCGGTGGCGTGGGTGAGCAGACCCAACCGGCCCAGCGAGGACTTGCCCTCCACCCGGGCGGCGATGTCGTCGGGCAGGGTGACGGCCTCGTA from Nocardioides sp. BP30 encodes:
- a CDS encoding FecCD family ABC transporter permease; amino-acid sequence: MIPASSVAVVRAARRRPRRRLWWVVAGLAAAVIALFWLRVLGGDYTITFGDFWRIVFGKQIPGASFILTESKLPRACESVLVGLALGVGGAIFQTTLRNPLASPDVIGVSMGASAAAVLGIVVWSAAGWGLAVLALVGAVGTSLLVRFLAGANAGQRLVLVGVTVAAGLGAIIQYLFTRADVYDAQLALRWMTGSVSDASWPTIRALTAALVVLLPATALAVRSARALELGDEVAAGLGVGQRRADALLLCGVLLVASATAAAGPVSFVAFVAGPIARALNGGRATFVGAALVGGAVTVAADYVGAYAFHDVNLPVGVVTGAFGAPFLLWLLTVSRRSA
- a CDS encoding iron-siderophore ABC transporter substrate-binding protein — translated: MLRRTFGIAAATTLAAAALTACSTGSTETDSADTVGTGSSASAGAQASAFPVTIDNANFGAVTIDKQPTRVAALGSQDGDNLLALGIVPVGVTKITWGGDGKGSTPWFEDKLAELGGTMPAQYDDSDSVPIDEIAKVAPDLILATNYSLTKQQYSQLSKIAPVIAYPGAPWTTSWQDSLTLDAKALGLESQGQQVLARTEQDVADAKAANPELAGKTFIWGALETTDLSSVSYYTPEDGRPEFLTSLGMVNAPIIEKLSKKGQFYGTVSAERYADLRSDVFLTYGEKAADAQTFSNDKLIGQIPAIKAGHLATFLADATALAGSSPDVLAIPYAIDHFVPKVVEALQ
- a CDS encoding siderophore-interacting protein; this translates as MLLAHLRVRSVARPTPSFARIELGGPQLADFGVEGPLFDQRFKLLLPGPGGLPQLSEESWWSDYSALPEETRGAVRTYTIADVLGEGADTRILVDFVLHSGAHGPGSDWAEHAAVGDEVLAALPRRGSAGGGIEFDPGDAERLLLVGDETALPAIHQILRQLPEREGGRTGAVFVEVPCAEDICDLPAIDGVEVTWLPRGDRSVGEPVIEAVSAHLGFAPTPLPAAEPAGASEPAGAALGALDDMPWETPTYSALGEEVIDAPAVDGRYAWIAGESGMVTTLRRHLVGELGMPRHQVAFMGYWREGVAMRA
- a CDS encoding FecCD family ABC transporter permease, giving the protein MIGILGVLAVAVASVMIGSRMVGPAGLFDAHAPGHAILEARLPRTALALLVGAALGVAGGCLQGLTRNPLADPGLLGVNAGASFAMVLAIGYVGVSSLHTYLWFAFVGAAVAALLVHGLASLGRDGATPGKLVLVGAAVTAGLTSWTSGVLLLQHHTMDVYRRWEVGTVGGRDWSAVAAGAPFLAVGAILALAGSRTLDALALGDDLARGLGRRVALDRLVIGAAIVLLAGTATALAGPVGFVGLLAPHLVRATGTAAYTRVLPLAALYGAVLVTVADVVGRVILPPTEVQVGIMTAVVGVPVFCWFLRRGRLGAV
- a CDS encoding ABC transporter ATP-binding protein produces the protein MRLTTDSVTLGYGATTIVDRVTLDIPDAATTVIVGANGCGKSTLLRGLARLLRPIHGACLLDGEAVHQRPTREVARILGLLPQQPLSPEGITVVDLVSRGRQPHRSALSRWSAADEAAVTAALEMTGTLELAARPVEELSGGQRQRVWIALALAQQPEILLLDEPTTFLDVAHQIDLLDLLHTLRVERGTTVVMVLHDLNLAARYADHLVAMCDGKVLAAGAPSRIVTPELVRDVFGLDSQVVPDPVSGTPLVVPIGRHHTPATPTPAKVS
- the dcd gene encoding dCTP deaminase — encoded protein: MLLSDKDILAQIDDGRIVLDPWEQAMLQPSSIDVRLDRFFRVFDNHKYATIDPAVDQSDLTRRVETEGDDPFILHPGEFVLGSTYEAVTLPDDIAARVEGKSSLGRLGLLTHATAGFVDPGFSGHVTLELANVATLPIKLYPGMKIGQFCFFRLTSPSEHPYGSEKYGSRYQGQRGPTASRSFQNFHRTAI